CTTCAGCTTCAGAAGAAATGGCATCAACCGCTGAAGAACTTTCAGCGCAAGCTGAACAACTTCAAAGTTCAATATCCTTTTTTAAAATAGATACAGCTGATCGGCAAAGAATTGGCAAAAAAATAAACTTCAAAGAAAAGTCTAAAATAGCCCATATATCTACAGAGAAAAATAAAATTGATAAAGGTCAAAAAATAAAGCCTCACACAAAAAAACAAGGGGAAAAAGATAATGATGATTTTGAATCTAATAAAATAAATGATACAAAATCAGGTGGTTTCGATTTAGATATGAGAGATATCAAGGATTCAGATTTTGAGAAATATTAAGGAGTAAAAAATTATGAAAGAAATAACAAAAATTTCCCAATATCTTACTTTCTATCTGGGAGAAGAAATGTTTACCCTTGATATTTCTCAGGTTAGAGAGGTTTTAGACTTTATAAAACTCACTAAAGTGCCTCGGACTCCTGAATTTATGAAAGGTATTATCAATTTACGAGGAAGTGTTGTTCCTGTTATCGACCTTCGTTTAAAGCTCGGTATGTCCCAAACCTTAAAAACCCTTAATACCCGAATAATTATTGTTGAAGTTGATGTAGATGGAGAAAAAACTATACTTGGAGTTTTAGCAGATTCAGTTAAAGATGTTATTGAACTTGAACCTGACCAGATAATTGCTCCCCCAAAGATTGGAACACGATTAAAAACAGACTTTATAAAAGGAATGGGACGA
This is a stretch of genomic DNA from Desulfobacterales bacterium. It encodes these proteins:
- a CDS encoding chemotaxis protein CheW, translating into MKEITKISQYLTFYLGEEMFTLDISQVREVLDFIKLTKVPRTPEFMKGIINLRGSVVPVIDLRLKLGMSQTLKTLNTRIIIVEVDVDGEKTILGVLADSVKDVIELEPDQIIAPPKIGTRLKTDFIKGMGRHGNQFIIILDIDKVFSTDELAVVQDIEKISDLKEKIHNGSNHERNELAKPKNI